CGTACAACCCGAGCAACCGCGCGCGGTCCTCCGGGCCCGGCACCGGCGCCTCCGCGTGCACCAGGGCGATCTCCGCCTCCAGGTGCAGCGGCGTCAGCGCCGGCCCCATGGACGCATGCAGGTGCCGCAGCCCCCGCGCAAGCAACAGGGGCGAAGCCTCCGGGCCCTCACGCGCCTCCTGCGGCACGAACGCGCCGTTCGCGTCCACGCGCCCCGGAAGCCGCGCGACGCGGAAGCAGAACAGCGCGGCCAGGGCATGGCCCTCCGGGGTCGCGGTCCCCGGGTGCGCGAGCAGCACCTCCACCAACCGCAGCGCCTCCACGCACAGCTCCGCGCGAGACAGGTCGTGGCCCTCGGAGGCCTCGTAGCCTTCGTTGAAGAGCAGGTAGAGCGCGGAGTGCACCGCGCCCAGCCGCTCCGGCAGCGCCTCCGGGGACGGCACCTCCAGCGTGGCGTGACAGGCCCGCAGCGTCCGCTTGGCGCGCACCCACCGCTGCGCCACGGTGGGCTCGTCCGCGAGCAGCGCGGCGGCGGTCTCCCGCACGGAGAACCCACACGCCACCTTCAACGTGAGCGTCACCTGCATCTCGCGCGAGAGCGCCGGGTGACAGCACGCGAAGAGCAACCGCAGCCCGTCGTCCGGAAGCTCGGCCGCGTAGCGCGTGGCCTCCGGCTCGGGCCCCGCCGCATCCGGGGACGCGGCCTCCTCCGGGACTTCGGGCGCGCGCTGCCGCATCAGGTCCGTCAGCCGGTTCAGCGACACCCGGAGCAGCCACGCGCGCGGTTGCGCAGGAACGCCATGGAAGCTCCAGGTCCTCGCGGCCTGGAGCATGGCGAACTGGACCGCGTCCTCCGCCACGTCCAGCCGGCCCAGGCCCACGCGCCGGGCCAGGGCCGCGACGAGGCCCGCGGACCACTGGCGGAAGGCCAGCTCCAATGCATCCCGGGCCTGCGTCGTGGACGGCACGTCAGACCTCGTCGATGGCGCGCAGCTCGACTTCCCCGTGGCGCAGGTGGGGGCAGGTCCGGGCCAGGGCCACCGCGGCGTCGTACGACTCCGCCGACAGGATGAAGAAGCCGCCCACCACGTCCTTCACCTCCGCGTACGGTCCGTCCGACACCAGGAGCTGTCCGTCCTGCTGCTTCAGGCGCCGGCCGCCCTCGTCGCGCAGCTTCTCGCCCTGGAGCAGGCGGCCCTCCTGCTGGAGCCGCTGACTCCACTGGATGTACTCCTCCAGGATGGCCTGCAGCTCGGCGGGGGACATGGGGGCGAAGTGGGCGGGCGTCTCGTGCAACAGCATCAGGTAGCGAGCCATGGGGATGAACCTTTCGGGAAACATCAGGGGTTTCATCCAGAAAGACGGCCCACGTCGCGGAAGATCGACATGGCCTTGAAACACGGCGCCCGCCTCCTCACCGCTCGCTGCGCACATCCACGCCCTCCAGCTACGGGCAGGCGGGTTCACTCGGAGCGGAGCTCGCGACGGCGCTCCACCCCACGACGGGGGGCGGATGGGACCGCGCGACCGCGGCCGGGGGGCGAACCACGCGAGGGAGGAGGAAGACGCCCGGGCCCGCGCCTCCAACCCACCGGGATACTCGCTGACGGCCGGGCCGGGCGCTGACGTCCGCTGTCCGCTTTCTCGCGGGGTGGTGGGAAGCGCTGGGCAAGCGGCGGTGCGGTGTGCTCAAGAGGCGTGCGGGGGCTTCGCGGGTCGAAGCCCGGGAGGCATCGCCATGAGCAGTGCAGCTCCTCGTCATCTCTTCGTCGCGGGCGCCACGGGCGCCACCGGCCGCACGCTGATGCGACAGGCCCTGGCACAGGGCGTATCCGTGACCCCGCACGTGCGCCCCAAGAGCGCGAACACGGAGCCCGCGAGCAGCTGGCCGAAGAAGGCCGTGCTGGAACTGGCGGACGCCCCCGCGCTGGCGGAGGCGATGCGCGGCAGCACGACGGTGCTCCAGCTCATCGGCACGATGCGCAAGCGCTTCGCGGCCGGGGACACGTACGAGACGAGCGACATCGGCACCACGCGCCAGCTGGTGGACGCGGCGAAGGCCGCGGGCGTGGACCACTTCGTGCTGCTCACGTCGGTGGGCGCGGGCAGTCCGGTGGGCGCGTACCTCAAGGCCAAGGCGGAGGCGGAGCGCATCGTCCGCGAGAGCGGCCTCGCCTACACGATGGTGCGCCCGCCCGCGCTGGAGGGCGAATACCACGCGCCTCCCGGCGTCCTGCACGCGCTGGGCAAGCTGCCCCTGCTGCTCAACCTCAAGCCCATGCACCTGGATCAACTGGCCGCCGTGCTGCTGCGCGTCTCCGAGCGGCGCGAGCCGCTCAACGCGGTGCTGGAAGGCAAGAACCTGTGGGCGGAGGTGGCGGCGGCGGGCCGGTAGTCAGCCCACCCGGGAGCGCATCACTCCTTCACCGCCCCGGCCGTGAGCCCGGACACGATGCGCCGCTGGAACAGCACCGTGAGCACCACCAGCGGCAGCGTCGCCACCACCGACGCCGCGGCGATCTCCCCCCACGGCTCCTTGTACTCGCTGGCGAAGAGGCTGATGGCCACCGGCACCGTGCGCTTCTCCGGCGTGGACAGGAACGTCAGCGCGTAGAGGAACTCGTTCCACGCGAAGATGAAGACCAGGATGGCCGTCGTCGCCAGCCCGGGCGCCGCCAGCGGCAACAGCACCCGGCGGAACGCGCCCACCGGCGTGCACCCATCCACCCGCGCCGCGCGATACAGCTCGTCCGGCAGCTGGCGGAAGAACGACGTCAGCACCCACAGCGTCAACGGCAGCGCGAACGTCGTGTACGGCAGCGCCAGCCCCACCAGGCTGTCCCGCAGCCCCACCGCGCTGAGGATGAGGTACAGCGGGCTCACCGTCGCGATGGGCGGAAACATCGACACGCCCAGCGCCGCGGACAGCAGTAGCCCGCGCCCCCGGAACTCCAGCTTCGCCAGCGCGAACGCCGCGGACGCGCCCACCGTGAGGCAGAACACCGTCGTCAACGTCGCCACCACCAGCGAGTTCAACACCGCCCACAGGAACGGCCGCCCGAACAACACGCTCTGGTAGTTCGCGCCCGTCAGGTGCGAAGGCCACGGCCGCGTCAGCTCTCCATCCGGCCACAGGCTCGTCAGCACCTGCCACAGGAACGGGCCCAGGAAGAACGTGAGGAACGCCACCACGGCCAGCGCCGTGCCCAACCCCGGCCGCTTCATTCCCGCGCCTCCTCGCGCCCCAGCCACTTCAGCCACACCGCCGCCAGCAGCACCACGCCCAGGAACGTCGCCACCGCCAGCGTGCTGCCGTACCCGAAGTCGCCTGAGCGCATCAGCGTCTTGTACGCGTAGATGCTCAGCGTCTCCGTCGTGTTCGCCGGCCCGCCCTCCGTCAGCACGTAGATGGCGTCGAACACGCGGAACGCATCCAGCGACCGGAACAGCACCGCCAGCAGCAGCGCGGGCTTGAGCAGCGGCAGCGTGATGGAGCGGAACTGGCGCCACGGCGACGCCCCGTCCACGCGCGCCGCCTTGTAGAGGTCCTCCGGAATGCCTTGCAGCCCGGCCAGCACCAGCAGCGCCACGAAGGGCGTCGTCTTCCACACGTCCACCAGGATGGCCGCGTGCAGCGCATACCCCGGCGCCCCCAGCCAGTTGATCTCCGCGCCCCCCAACAGCCGGTTGATGAGCCCGGAGTCCGGGTTGAACATCCACGCCCACAGCCGCGCGCTCACCACCGTGGGGATCGCCCACGGCACCAGCACCGACGCGCGCAAGAGCCCCCGCCCCGGGAACGCGCGGTTGAGCAGCACCGCCAGCGGCACCGCGAGCAACAGCTCCACCGCCACCGCCACCGCCGTGAAGTACACCGTGTTTCCCAGCGCGGACCCGAAGCGCGCGTCTCCCAGCAGGTAGGCGTAGTTCGCCAGCCCCGTGAAGCGCCGCTCGCCAAACACCAGGATGAAGCGGTGCAGGCTGAGCCACACCGCCGCCAGCACCGGGTACAGCGCCACCACCGCCAGCACCACCACCGACGGCATCACCAGCAGGTACGCCTGCCGCCGCTCTCTCGCCTGCGAACCCGAGCCCCTCACCGCGCCTCCTCGGGCTGCTCTCCGGTCAGGTGATCCACCTGCTTCTGCGCGCGCGCCAGCGACTCCTCCGGCGTGCGCAGGCCCGCGACGGCGGCGGAGAACTCGCTCTGGAGCACGTCCGCGATGAGCAGGTAATACGGCGTCACCGGCCGGGGCCGCGCCCGCACCAGCGCGTCCTTCAGGCTGGCGATGAACGGCTCCTCCGCGCGCAGCACCGGGTCGTCATACAGCGCCAGCCGTGGCGGGTTGCGCGCGTAGTGCAGCGCCAGCACGCGGTTCGCCTCCGGCGACGTCAGGTGCGCGATGAGGCGAGCGGCGGCCTTGCGGCGCAAGGGCGACACGTGCGCGTTCACCGCCAGCTGCCACCCGCCCAGCGTCCCCCACCCCGGCTGTCCATCCTTCGTCGGCAGCGGCGCGATGCCCACCTTGCCCCGGATGAGCGAGCCCTCCGCCTGCGCCTCGCGCCACGCATAGGGCCAGTTGCGCATGAACACCGCCCGGCCCTCCTGGAACACGCGCCGCGCCTCCTCCTCGCCGAACCCCGTCACCGTCGGCGGTGACAGCCCGTCCGCGATGAGGCCATGCAGGTACGCCAGCGCCTCGCGCGCCGGCTCCGTCTCCAGGAGCACGCGCCCATCCGGCCCCAGCGACTGCCCGCCGTGCCCCCACAGCGCCTCGTACACGTTGCACGTCAGGCCCTCGTACTGCCGGCCCTGCCACACATAGCCCTGGAGGCCGGGGGTCTTCGCCATCGCGTCGCGAGTGAAGCGCCGCAGCTCCTCGTAGGTGCGCGGCGCGCGCGGCACCAGGTCCGTGCGGTAGTAGAGGACGCCCACGTCCACGAACCAGGGCACCGCGTACGTGCGGCCGTCCATCACCACCGCGTCCACGGGGCCGGGCAGGAACTCCTCCCGCAGGCGCGCGGGGGGAAAGTCCTCCGTCAGGTCCGCCACCCAGCCCGCGCGAGCGAACTCCGGAACCCAGACGACATCCGCCACCAGCACGTCGAAGTCCGTGGCCCCGCCCTGCAACGACGTGAGGAAGAACTGGTGCGCCAGGTCCGACGCGTTGGGCAGCGCCTCCGTCACCAGCTCCACGTCCGGGTTGGCCTGCTCGTACCGCGCCAGCAGCTCACGGAACGGCTTCGGGTCGCCCCACAGCGGCTGGAACTTGAAGACGATGCGCGTGCGGCCCCCGGTGCCCGGCGCCTCGGACGAACGCCGGCACCCTCCCGCGGCGAGGCCCAGCGCGACGAGGACGACGAGGAGGCGACCCATGCGCCGGGATGACTCCAGCGCGCGGGGCGACCGTCAACGACAAGCCCCGCGCCCGGTCATCCAGGCGACATGCCCGGCACGGACAGCGCCGTCGCCGGTGCGAACAGCCGCCGCGCCGTGGCGCCCACCGCGAGGCACGCGAGCGCATCCACCGCGCCCCCCACCAGCCCACCGGCCAGCGGCACTCCCTTCGACAAGTTCACGATGCCCTTGCGCGAAGCCTTGCTCACCAGCCGGAAGCCCACCGCGCGGTTGATGCTGCCCAGCGCATGCGCCGGCACCGCCTCCAGCGCGCGCAGGCCCAGTTGATGGCCCACCTCGACGCCGGCCTTCTTCACCACTTCCTTGCCGAGGTCGCCCACGATGGCCAGCAGCGTGAGCGTCCGCACGCGGTCCTCCTCCACGTCGTGTCCATGGATGCGCGCGATGGCGCCCACCAGCCGCGCCTGCACCGCCCACGACACGCCCAGTCCCGCGGGCAGCGCCACCGGCAGCGTCAGCATGCCGCCCAGCCCGGACAGGAAGCCCGTGGTGAACAGCTTCCCCGTCTCCCAGTGGATGAGCGAATCGATCCGCGCCTCATGGTTCGCGTAGCGCGGATCCCGCAGGTACTCGTCCGCCAGCTCCGTCGCGCCGCACAGCGGCCCCAGGCCCTCGAAGCCCGCGCTCAAGACGGCGTTGATGACCTCCAGCGGCTTCGACATGCGGCATCCCTTCACGATGAGGCCCGTCCCGCATCCTACCCGGTGCCCCGCTCACACCGGAGGCACCCCAGGCGCCTGCCCACCCTCCAGACAGGCGCACGCAATCCCTCGCGAGCCTGCGTCAGCCCGCCCGCCAGGGCCATCCCTCCCAAGAGGGATGGTCAGAGCCGCGCGCGGACAGGAAGCATGGACTCCTTGCCGCACCTCCGCCGCCAATCCCAGACACCTTGAAAGGAGCACGGGATGTACGAGTACCACGTGGATGCCTTTGTCCCGCCCGCCGCCGGCTGCAACGCCACGGACTCCGGCTGGAACCCCAAGCGCTGCGGTGACTTCGCGAAGTTCCTCAACGGCTACGCCGGCCAGGGGTGGAAGCTCCACTCCAGCGAGTACCGCACCGTGACGGCGAGCAAGGGCTGCGGAACCACGACCGGCTCCTGGCTGGTCTGCGTCTTCGAGCGGATGAAGCAGGGATGAGCCCGCCGCCCGAGGAGGGCCATCCCTACTCCGCCCTGGCGCTGTTTCCCGCGGAGGCCCGCGAAGCCCAGCCCGCTCCAGCCCCCCAGCCCGCGCGCCTTCCCTGGTGGCTCAATCCGCCGTGCCTCCTCGTGGTAGCGCTCATCCTGCTGTACCGCCACGCGGTGCCCCATCGCTGGAAGCGCGAGTGCATCTACGCGCCCACGTGTTCGATGTACGGGCTCCAGTCCCTCCAACGGTACGGCCTGCTACGAGGAGGACTTCGCGCCTGGGCCCGCATCCGACGCTGCGACGACGTGCGGTTCCTCGGGGGGACGGACCTGCCCTGAAGCACGCCAGGCCGCCGTCTCCCGCGAGGGCACGCGGGGCAGGCGCACGGTGAACACCGTCCCCTCCTCCGCCGACGACCGCGCGTCCACCGTCCCGCCGTGGGCCAGCACCAGCTGCCGCACGATGTAGAGCCCCAGCCCGATGCTGCGCTCGGAGCGGCCCACCCGCGTCCCGCGCTG
The genomic region above belongs to Corallococcus silvisoli and contains:
- a CDS encoding RNA polymerase sigma factor; this encodes MPSTTQARDALELAFRQWSAGLVAALARRVGLGRLDVAEDAVQFAMLQAARTWSFHGVPAQPRAWLLRVSLNRLTDLMRQRAPEVPEEAASPDAAGPEPEATRYAAELPDDGLRLLFACCHPALSREMQVTLTLKVACGFSVRETAAALLADEPTVAQRWVRAKRTLRACHATLEVPSPEALPERLGAVHSALYLLFNEGYEASEGHDLSRAELCVEALRLVEVLLAHPGTATPEGHALAALFCFRVARLPGRVDANGAFVPQEAREGPEASPLLLARGLRHLHASMGPALTPLHLEAEIALVHAEAPVPGPEDRARLLGLYDALLALKPSPIIALGRVVALGRVRGPAAALEALGPLRTDAVLRRYPYRFAVEGTLLEQVGERSRAADCFRQAAALARTPPQREYLLARARACA
- a CDS encoding YciI family protein; the protein is MFPERFIPMARYLMLLHETPAHFAPMSPAELQAILEEYIQWSQRLQQEGRLLQGEKLRDEGGRRLKQQDGQLLVSDGPYAEVKDVVGGFFILSAESYDAAVALARTCPHLRHGEVELRAIDEV
- a CDS encoding NAD(P)-binding oxidoreductase yields the protein MSSAAPRHLFVAGATGATGRTLMRQALAQGVSVTPHVRPKSANTEPASSWPKKAVLELADAPALAEAMRGSTTVLQLIGTMRKRFAAGDTYETSDIGTTRQLVDAAKAAGVDHFVLLTSVGAGSPVGAYLKAKAEAERIVRESGLAYTMVRPPALEGEYHAPPGVLHALGKLPLLLNLKPMHLDQLAAVLLRVSERREPLNAVLEGKNLWAEVAAAGR
- a CDS encoding carbohydrate ABC transporter permease; translation: MKRPGLGTALAVVAFLTFFLGPFLWQVLTSLWPDGELTRPWPSHLTGANYQSVLFGRPFLWAVLNSLVVATLTTVFCLTVGASAAFALAKLEFRGRGLLLSAALGVSMFPPIATVSPLYLILSAVGLRDSLVGLALPYTTFALPLTLWVLTSFFRQLPDELYRAARVDGCTPVGAFRRVLLPLAAPGLATTAILVFIFAWNEFLYALTFLSTPEKRTVPVAISLFASEYKEPWGEIAAASVVATLPLVVLTVLFQRRIVSGLTAGAVKE
- a CDS encoding carbohydrate ABC transporter permease; this encodes MPSVVVLAVVALYPVLAAVWLSLHRFILVFGERRFTGLANYAYLLGDARFGSALGNTVYFTAVAVAVELLLAVPLAVLLNRAFPGRGLLRASVLVPWAIPTVVSARLWAWMFNPDSGLINRLLGGAEINWLGAPGYALHAAILVDVWKTTPFVALLVLAGLQGIPEDLYKAARVDGASPWRQFRSITLPLLKPALLLAVLFRSLDAFRVFDAIYVLTEGGPANTTETLSIYAYKTLMRSGDFGYGSTLAVATFLGVVLLAAVWLKWLGREEARE
- a CDS encoding ABC transporter substrate-binding protein — encoded protein: MGRLLVVLVALGLAAGGCRRSSEAPGTGGRTRIVFKFQPLWGDPKPFRELLARYEQANPDVELVTEALPNASDLAHQFFLTSLQGGATDFDVLVADVVWVPEFARAGWVADLTEDFPPARLREEFLPGPVDAVVMDGRTYAVPWFVDVGVLYYRTDLVPRAPRTYEELRRFTRDAMAKTPGLQGYVWQGRQYEGLTCNVYEALWGHGGQSLGPDGRVLLETEPAREALAYLHGLIADGLSPPTVTGFGEEEARRVFQEGRAVFMRNWPYAWREAQAEGSLIRGKVGIAPLPTKDGQPGWGTLGGWQLAVNAHVSPLRRKAAARLIAHLTSPEANRVLALHYARNPPRLALYDDPVLRAEEPFIASLKDALVRARPRPVTPYYLLIADVLQSEFSAAVAGLRTPEESLARAQKQVDHLTGEQPEEAR
- a CDS encoding EcsC family protein → MSKPLEVINAVLSAGFEGLGPLCGATELADEYLRDPRYANHEARIDSLIHWETGKLFTTGFLSGLGGMLTLPVALPAGLGVSWAVQARLVGAIARIHGHDVEEDRVRTLTLLAIVGDLGKEVVKKAGVEVGHQLGLRALEAVPAHALGSINRAVGFRLVSKASRKGIVNLSKGVPLAGGLVGGAVDALACLAVGATARRLFAPATALSVPGMSPG
- a CDS encoding DUF4177 domain-containing protein, whose product is MYEYHVDAFVPPAAGCNATDSGWNPKRCGDFAKFLNGYAGQGWKLHSSEYRTVTASKGCGTTTGSWLVCVFERMKQG
- the yidD gene encoding membrane protein insertion efficiency factor YidD, translating into MSPPPEEGHPYSALALFPAEAREAQPAPAPQPARLPWWLNPPCLLVVALILLYRHAVPHRWKRECIYAPTCSMYGLQSLQRYGLLRGGLRAWARIRRCDDVRFLGGTDLP